A genomic window from Flintibacter sp. KGMB00164 includes:
- the rsfS gene encoding ribosome silencing factor, translated as MTSYESAILLAKTLDSKKGEEIKVLKTEGLTTLADYFVICTATSNTQVKAMSDACEEAMEAHGERAHHIEGHRGGTWLLMDFSAVVVHVFTDEARKFYDLERLWGDAEEIDLEQALKQE; from the coding sequence GTGACTTCTTATGAGAGCGCCATTTTATTGGCCAAAACTTTGGACAGCAAGAAGGGTGAAGAGATTAAGGTTCTGAAAACAGAGGGCCTGACTACTCTGGCAGATTACTTTGTGATCTGCACTGCTACCTCCAACACCCAGGTAAAGGCCATGTCGGACGCCTGTGAAGAGGCCATGGAGGCCCACGGCGAGCGTGCCCATCACATTGAGGGACACCGGGGCGGCACCTGGCTGCTGATGGATTTTTCTGCGGTAGTGGTCCATGTCTTTACCGATGAGGCCCGCAAGTTCTATGATCTGGAGCGTCTGTGGGGCGATGCGGAAGAGATCGATCTGGAGCAGGCTCTGAAGCAGGAGTAA
- a CDS encoding phage/plasmid primase, P4 family produces MTKFYPDGLPQEPKDTGRWCVWRYEQREGRDKPTKVPYNPRTRERAKSNDPGTFGTFREAVAALWRGGFDGLGVGVFDGLCAVDIDHCLSEDGTPSPLALDIISTMASYTETSPSGQGVRIFFRASGFDYDKGRYYLMNAKQGLEIYVSGATSKFLTVTGNSAPWGGIRPIEERGTQLQSLLKRYMERPRKSAPESVRTPQAPLVLSDTEVIVKAHNARNGAAFAALWNGDTSAYGSHSEADMALCNMLAFWTGCNAGQMDRLFRSSGLMREKWDRQQSGSTYGALTIAEAIRTCARTYSAPTKHEQNTNGTRTEHEGNPPGSVRPPDYSDAGNAEVFIQRYRNDLLFSDALGWLAWSGTHWERSDHRALTLATELSGEMLANALAENRDALVALAEAKAAEAEGGGKAEDTEQAASRAAAAKAYLQHAKQTRSAGRLKSMLELAKPAFVVKADTLDANPADLNTPAGIVDLTTGALRPHNRAARCSQITAASPGEQGAQMWTDFLDTITQGDGSLRGFLQLVAGMALHGKVYHEGLILAYGAGRNGKSTFFNALAAVLGDYAGSLDIDVFTTDKQNRGAALATLRGKRLVIAGELEEGRRLSVATVKKVCSTDRITAEEKYRMPESFTPSHTLCLFTNHLPRVGSTDPGTWRRLIVVPFRATIPTQGSRSNYGDILVQEAGPSILSWAIEGAVNFACNGYQLQTPDVVKEVTAAYRGQEDWVGNFLSECCTVDAAARISSSELYQAYRAWAERSGDYVRRLPDFNAAMEAAGFQKIAPKNRKTWVGLKLALAPIYGIA; encoded by the coding sequence TTGACTAAGTTTTACCCCGATGGATTGCCCCAGGAGCCGAAAGACACCGGGCGCTGGTGCGTGTGGAGATATGAACAGCGGGAAGGCCGGGACAAGCCCACCAAAGTACCGTACAACCCCCGCACCAGGGAGCGGGCCAAATCCAATGACCCTGGCACCTTTGGCACCTTCCGGGAGGCCGTGGCGGCATTATGGCGCGGCGGTTTTGACGGCCTGGGCGTGGGCGTGTTTGACGGTCTTTGTGCCGTTGATATTGACCACTGCCTATCAGAGGACGGCACCCCTTCCCCTCTGGCCCTGGACATCATTTCCACAATGGCGAGCTACACCGAAACCAGCCCCAGCGGGCAGGGGGTACGGATCTTCTTCCGGGCCTCTGGCTTTGACTACGACAAGGGCCGCTATTACCTTATGAACGCAAAGCAGGGCCTGGAAATCTATGTTTCCGGTGCTACTTCCAAATTTCTGACCGTTACCGGCAACTCCGCCCCGTGGGGTGGTATTCGGCCCATAGAGGAGCGGGGAACGCAGCTTCAAAGCCTCCTGAAGCGGTACATGGAACGCCCCAGGAAATCCGCTCCAGAGTCTGTCAGAACGCCCCAGGCACCACTTGTCCTGTCGGATACTGAGGTCATTGTAAAGGCCCACAATGCCCGTAACGGGGCCGCCTTTGCCGCTCTATGGAACGGGGACACTTCCGCCTACGGCAGCCACAGCGAGGCGGACATGGCCCTTTGTAATATGCTGGCCTTTTGGACGGGATGTAACGCCGGGCAGATGGATCGGCTTTTCAGATCATCCGGCCTGATGCGGGAAAAATGGGATCGTCAGCAGAGCGGCAGCACTTACGGAGCCTTGACCATTGCGGAGGCTATCCGCACCTGCGCCCGTACTTATTCAGCGCCCACTAAACACGAACAAAACACGAATGGAACACGAACAGAACACGAAGGAAACCCGCCGGGCAGTGTAAGGCCGCCGGACTATTCTGACGCTGGCAACGCGGAGGTGTTTATCCAGAGATACCGGAATGACCTGTTATTCTCTGATGCCCTGGGCTGGCTGGCGTGGAGCGGGACACACTGGGAACGCAGCGACCACCGCGCCCTCACTCTGGCAACGGAGCTATCTGGGGAAATGCTGGCCAATGCCCTGGCAGAGAACAGGGACGCACTTGTGGCCCTAGCGGAAGCAAAGGCAGCCGAGGCAGAGGGCGGTGGTAAAGCCGAGGACACAGAGCAGGCCGCAAGCCGGGCCGCTGCTGCAAAGGCATACCTGCAGCACGCCAAACAGACCCGTAGCGCCGGACGGCTGAAAAGTATGCTGGAGCTGGCAAAGCCCGCTTTTGTGGTCAAGGCTGATACCCTGGACGCAAACCCGGCAGACCTGAACACCCCCGCCGGGATCGTTGACCTGACCACCGGAGCGCTACGGCCCCACAACCGGGCAGCGCGATGCAGCCAGATCACCGCCGCCTCCCCCGGAGAGCAGGGAGCGCAGATGTGGACGGACTTCCTGGACACCATCACTCAGGGGGACGGCAGCTTGCGGGGATTCCTCCAGCTTGTGGCAGGTATGGCCCTCCACGGGAAGGTCTACCATGAAGGACTGATTCTGGCCTATGGAGCGGGACGGAATGGCAAAAGCACATTTTTTAATGCCCTTGCCGCCGTCCTGGGCGACTACGCCGGGAGCCTGGATATTGACGTATTCACCACCGACAAGCAGAACAGAGGCGCAGCCCTGGCAACTCTGCGAGGCAAGCGCCTTGTGATTGCTGGAGAGCTGGAGGAAGGGCGGCGGCTATCCGTTGCTACCGTGAAAAAGGTATGCTCCACCGACCGGATCACCGCAGAGGAAAAATACCGGATGCCGGAAAGCTTCACCCCCTCCCATACCCTGTGCCTGTTCACCAACCATCTGCCCCGTGTGGGCAGCACTGACCCCGGCACCTGGCGGCGGCTGATTGTGGTACCCTTCCGGGCCACCATCCCCACACAGGGGAGCCGGTCAAACTATGGTGACATTCTGGTGCAAGAGGCCGGGCCGTCTATTCTGTCCTGGGCCATCGAGGGGGCCGTGAACTTCGCCTGCAACGGCTACCAGCTCCAGACCCCGGATGTGGTGAAGGAAGTCACCGCAGCATATCGCGGACAAGAGGACTGGGTGGGCAACTTCCTTTCGGAGTGCTGCACTGTCGATGCAGCAGCCCGAATCAGCTCCTCTGAACTGTACCAGGCCTACCGGGCATGGGCGGAGCGCAGCGGCGATTATGTGCGGCGGTTGCCTGACTTCAATGCCGCTATGGAGGCGGCAGGTTTCCAAAAGATTGCACCGAAAAACCGCAAAACATGGGTAGGGCTGAAACTAGCTCTTGCCCCAATTTACGGGATCGCATGA